From the Quercus lobata isolate SW786 chromosome 6, ValleyOak3.0 Primary Assembly, whole genome shotgun sequence genome, one window contains:
- the LOC115949939 gene encoding uncharacterized protein LOC115949939 gives MVTGECTFEIKTLYPECTCPLSFKNGQVTSAYVAKRYLEDFGKNPNWEALGIKHHVMQKISVDLSLSQVYRSRKAARGLITGDEEAQYGLLRDYAEMILRTDVGSRVILQTEMENENAEPKFKRMYIRYNTQKDGNDNIFPLAMAMVKQENKDSWTWFLEQFADDIGRPDELNLVFISDRQKGLLPTIETLFPIVEHRYCVKHIYNNFKVNHKGMELKSVLWRCAGTTSAREFERGMDHLKSLNEEAWQYLADIEPAQWTRSHFSSRALTDCMVNNLSESFNSMILKARDKPILSMLEWIRVRLMSRLYIKKAGIEKYDGNLCPSIQKKLEQLKLECKSFSAVPSGRFVYEVDNGRERHVVDLVNRTCSCRVWDLTGIPCKHGVAAIFVNREKPEDYTHPCYYKDAYVETYKTPIPPMPGQSEWMSSGQPKPVASTVYKPPGQ, from the exons ATGGTGACTGGAGAGTGCACATTTGAGATCAAGACACTTTATCCTGAGTGTACCTGCCCCCTATCATTTAAAAATGGGCAAGTTACATCAGCCTATGTGGCGAAGAGGTATTTGGAGGATTTTGGTAAGAATCCTAATTGGGAGGCCTTAGGTATTAAGCACCATGTGATGCAGAAGATTTCAGTTGATTTAAGTCTTAGTCAAGTGTATAGATCAAGGAAGGCAGCTAGGGGGTTGATTACTGGGGATGAAGAGGCTCAGTATGGCCTACTTAGAGATTATGCAGAAATGATATTAAGGACAGATGTAGGAAGTAGGGTGATTCTGCAAACAGAGATGGAAAATGAGAATGCAGAGCCCAAGTTTAAAAGGATGTACATTAGGTACAATACTCAGAAG GATGGAAATGACAATATATTCCCACTGGCAATGGCTATGGTTAAGCAAGAGAACAAGGATAGCTGGACCTGGTTCTTGGAGCAGTTTGCTGATGACATTGGCAGACCAGATGAGCTCAATTTGGTATTCATCAGTGACAGGCAGAAG GGCCTTTTACCTACAATTGAGACTCTATTCCCAATTGTGGAGCACAGGTATTGTGTGAAGCACATATACAACAACTTCAAAGTTAACCATAAGGGCATGGAGTTGAAGAGTGTACTGTGGAGGTGTGCTGGCACAACATCAGCCAGGGAATTTGAGAGAGGGATGGACCATCTTAAGAGTTTGAATGAAGAAGCTTGGCAGTACCTGGCTGATATAGAGCCTGCACAGTGGACCAGATCCCACTTTTCTTCAAGAGCTTTGACAGATTGTATGGTAAACAATCTGAGTGAGAGTTTTAACTCTATGATTTTGAAGGCTAGAGACAAGCCCATCTTATCAATGCTGGAGTGGATCAGAGTTAGGCTTATGAGCAGGCTGTATATAAAGAAGGCTGGCATAGAAAAGTATGATGGCAATTTGTGTCCAAGCATACAAAAGAAGTTGGAGCAGTTAAAATTAGAGTGTAAGAGTTTCAGTGCAGTTCCTTCTGGGAGGTTTGTGTATGAGGTTGACAATGGGAGGGAAAGGCATGTGGTGGACTTGGTAAATAGGACATGTAGTTGTAGAGTATGGGACTTGACAGGAATCCCTTGCAAGCATGGAGTTGCAGCCATTTTTGTGAATCGTGAGAAACCAGAAGACTACACCCATCCATGCTACTACAAGGATGCTTATGTGGAGACATACAAGACACCCATACCTCCCATGCCTGGCCAGTCTGAGTGGATGTCAAGTGGCCAACCCAAGCCTGTTGCATCTACTGTCTATAAGCCACCAG GCCAGTGA